The genomic DNA CACACGCATTGTACCGTGATTTTGCCAAGCAGCAGCTGAGGATCGGTGAACGTGAAGGGCTGGAGAATTGAAGCCATTCACAGAACGTGCAGTCTGCATCATCAAGTCGATACCTCATGGAAGGGTTATGACCTATGGACAGGTTGCTGCGCACGCCGGCAGTCCTCGGGGTGCAAGACAGGTAGTCAGGATCCTGCATTCCATGAGTGCAAAGCGCGGGTTACCCTGGCATCGAGTCTTGAATGCGAAAGGGAAAATCAGTCTAGGTGGAAAAGAAGGTCAGCACCAAATGGAAGCTCTTCGTCAGGAAGGGGTCCTCTTTCAGAACGGGACAGTCAATCTCGATCACTACCGCTATGAGCCACTGCCTTTCGAAGAGGAATAAAGGAAAGCCCCCGCTCACAAACGTGAGCGGGGGCTTCTGTCGTATGATGGTGCTATTTCTTCGCCCGGGCACGCTGATTGGCAGCGTTGGCGCGGGCCTGGGCTTCTAGATCGGCCTGGTCGGCAAGTTCACGTGAGAACTCTTCGTCGACGCCCATTTTGTTCTGGGCCGGAGTCTGAGGCAATGAATTGGCATTTTTATCACGATTCTTATGCGATCTTCCCAATCGAAACATCCCCTTATCATACATAGTCGGTACAAGCGCTGGCGCCTGTACGTATAGTGTGGGTCATTGTCACCCATTTTAATAAGGGAAAATTTCCTAGCGATTTCGTTTCGGCGCATAGCCTGCAGCACGGTCAGCTGCCTTGAACTGATGGGAATAGGTGACCTGTTGAGCAGAGGTCAGTGTGGCCTTGTTTTGATCGCCCTTTTTCTTGTCCATATCTGTACACCCCTTCCATTAAAACCTACTTCCATCTTTTCCTTGAAGAGGGTGGGGTATACGTAATTTACCTATAAATGGACTGAAGTGCATCCTTCAAGTGCGGGTATTCAAATTCATATCCGTGATTCAAAAGGACTTCTGGAATGACTTTTTGTCCATCGAGTACGAGGGTGCTCATATCTCCCATGGCCGCTTTAAGAGCAAGGGAAGGAACCGGCAGCCAATGGGGCCTTCCGAGTACTTCGGCAAGCACCTTTCCAAACTCATTCATCTGAAGCGGGTTGGGTGCCGTCAGATTGACTGGACCTTCAATGTCTTCATGTTGGAGGGTATAGGAGATCCCCTTGGCGATATCCTGTATATGGATCCATGACATCCACTGTTCCCCGCTTCCTACAGGACCTCCGGCGAAGAGCTTATAAGGAATGGCCATCTTTGGCAGAGCGCCGCCGTCTTTTCCCAATACGATCCCGAATCGCATAAAAGCGACACGGAGACCCATCTCACGGGCCCTTCCTGCTTCGCGTTCCCATATCTGTACCGTCTGTCCAAGGAATTCTTCGCTTTGTTCAGTAGAAGCTTCTGTATAGGTCTTGGATACAGAAGAAGGGTAGATTCCGATGGCGCTTGCATTGATGAAGGAAGCCGGCTTGGTTTCCAGATTCTTTATGATGCGCAGTGCTTCCTGGGTGGCGTCAATCCTGCTCGCGAGGATCCTGCGCTTTCGTTCTTCCGTCCACCTGCCGCTGTTGATGGATTCACCTGCCAGGTTGATGAAGGCATCGATTCCTTCAAGGTGGCTTTCAGGAGTGGCTCCTTCGATCATCCAGCCGATAAAGGTTATGTTTTCGTGCGCGGTTTGTTTGTCAGGATTGCGGGTCAAGATGAATAGCTCATGCCCATGTTTGAGAAGTTCCTCTGATAACACGTTTCCAACAAATCCTGTCCCGCCGGTAATCGCTATTTTCATGATCATCCCTCCAGTTAATACTTATTATTTTACCTCTTTGCAGAATTAAAAACATAAAGGATGTGTTACGATTGAAATGAGGTGATAAAGATGGGAACCATCACAAAGATAACAAGGCAGATCAAAAATACAGAACGTTATAACCTATTTATAGATGGAAAATATGCATTCAGTGTCGATGAAGGGATACTGACCTCGCATCATTTACGAAAGGGTCTTGAAGTGGACGAGCTTGCCATCAGTGAGCTTCAATATGCGGATGACGTGAAGAAAGCTTTCAATAAAGCAAGCCATTATCTTTCCTACCGGATGAGAACGGAGAAGGAAGTGCGTGACCACCTTCTTGAGTCGGAGTGGGAGGATGGGATCGTACAAGAGGTGATGGATAAGCTGAAGGAATTGAAATATACAAACGATGAGGAGTTTGCCCATGCCTTCACGGGGACCCATATGAATACATCGGATAAAGGGCCGAAGTGGATAAGTGGAGAACTGAGAAGGAAAGGCGTGGATGCCCAGTATATCGAAGAGGCTCTAGAGGCCTTTTCTCAGGATCAGCAGGTTGAAAAGGCTGCTGCCCTTATGGAGAAGATGCTGAAGAAGTACAAAAATGACTCCATTACCGTGGCAAAACAAAAAATTGAACAGAACTTGATGAGGAAAGGGTACACCGGCCCCATCATGAAGCAGGCTTGGGAAACGGTCGACAACCAGCGGGATGATGACGAAGCGTGGCAGGCAGTCTACCATCAGGCATTGAAGGCCCACCGCAAGCTGAGCTCAAAGTATGAAGGGTACGACTATAATCAGAGGATGAAGCAGGCGTTGTACCGAAAAGGGTTTTCCATGGAGGATATCGACAGGGCAATAGAGGAAATCAAGAACCAGGAAGAGTGACCTTCCAGGTTCTTTTTTTATTTCTTGGATTCAATGATGATTTCTTCTGTTTCCGTGTACT from Rossellomorea marisflavi includes the following:
- a CDS encoding MGMT family protein produces the protein MKPFTERAVCIIKSIPHGRVMTYGQVAAHAGSPRGARQVVRILHSMSAKRGLPWHRVLNAKGKISLGGKEGQHQMEALRQEGVLFQNGTVNLDHYRYEPLPFEEE
- a CDS encoding YfhD family protein, whose product is MFRLGRSHKNRDKNANSLPQTPAQNKMGVDEEFSRELADQADLEAQARANAANQRARAKK
- a CDS encoding YfhE family protein; this encodes MDKKKGDQNKATLTSAQQVTYSHQFKAADRAAGYAPKRNR
- a CDS encoding TIGR01777 family oxidoreductase, with amino-acid sequence MKIAITGGTGFVGNVLSEELLKHGHELFILTRNPDKQTAHENITFIGWMIEGATPESHLEGIDAFINLAGESINSGRWTEERKRRILASRIDATQEALRIIKNLETKPASFINASAIGIYPSSVSKTYTEASTEQSEEFLGQTVQIWEREAGRAREMGLRVAFMRFGIVLGKDGGALPKMAIPYKLFAGGPVGSGEQWMSWIHIQDIAKGISYTLQHEDIEGPVNLTAPNPLQMNEFGKVLAEVLGRPHWLPVPSLALKAAMGDMSTLVLDGQKVIPEVLLNHGYEFEYPHLKDALQSIYR
- the recX gene encoding recombination regulator RecX, yielding MGTITKITRQIKNTERYNLFIDGKYAFSVDEGILTSHHLRKGLEVDELAISELQYADDVKKAFNKASHYLSYRMRTEKEVRDHLLESEWEDGIVQEVMDKLKELKYTNDEEFAHAFTGTHMNTSDKGPKWISGELRRKGVDAQYIEEALEAFSQDQQVEKAAALMEKMLKKYKNDSITVAKQKIEQNLMRKGYTGPIMKQAWETVDNQRDDDEAWQAVYHQALKAHRKLSSKYEGYDYNQRMKQALYRKGFSMEDIDRAIEEIKNQEE